The following is a genomic window from Magnetospirillum sp..
CCCCAGACCTGCTTGTCGCCGACCAGAATGCCGAGATCGGCTGTACCATGCGGCACGGCGCGATAGACCGTCATCGTGCCGACAGCGCGGTCGTCGGCCAGGCGGCGAATGCTCAAGAACAGGTTTTCCGAACCGGCGAAGCTTGCCAGAAACGCCGCAGCGCTCTCGGCCGTGTGATGCACGAAGCGCTGGTTGCTGTAGCGCACCACCTCAGGATCGTTGAGCCAGCCCAGATAGGCCGCATCGATGTCGCTCGGCGCGAACAGGCGCACGCGCGTTCGCGTCCCCACCAACCCGTCGGACGCCCTCAGGCGATCGGCGAGCGGTGCCGCACGGGCAGCCATCGGCGTGGAATTGGGTTTCAAAGGCGTGCCATCTCCGCCGAACTTGGTACGCGAAACAGGGGGCAAGGGTCAAATGATAGGATGGGATTCCACAGCGCCCGTACCCCAATGCGCGCACGGCCCAGGGCGGCTGGGCGGAGATGCCAAAAACGCACGGAACTAAGTTGCGCTCTTTGGCGTTATGGCATAGCTGAATACGCGTTGCCCAAACACTTCCTGCCTCCCGCAAAAAGGTCGCCAAAGCCGTGCCGTCACCCGTTGCCCTCGACGAATTTCTGATCCGCGACACGGCCCCGCTGGGCGATACCGCCAAACGGCTGGCCGAAAGCCGCTACGGGCTGCTGTTCGTCGCCGATGCGGCGGGCCGCATTCGCGGCCACCTTGCCGCAGGCGATCTCG
Proteins encoded in this region:
- a CDS encoding GNAT family protein; translated protein: MKPNSTPMAARAAPLADRLRASDGLVGTRTRVRLFAPSDIDAAYLGWLNDPEVVRYSNQRFVHHTAESAAAFLASFAGSENLFLSIRRLADDRAVGTMTVYRAVPHGTADLGILVGDKQVWGQGCGREAWMLMLNWLDSQRVVRKFTCGTAAPNRAMRRLAEASGMELEATKCRHEIVDGVPVDLLFFARFAAA